A single genomic interval of Pyrus communis chromosome 7, drPyrComm1.1, whole genome shotgun sequence harbors:
- the LOC137739605 gene encoding receptor protein kinase TMK1-like: MKKKTHAGFKFLAILLAGFSSFLLCANSQPSSSNDAAVMLALKKTLNPSESVGWSDPDPCTWTHVGCSDDKRVTRIQLGHLNIEGTLPPSLQNLTQLERLELQWNKITGPLPSLSGLSALQVLMLSNNLFTSIPGDFFSGMTSLQSVEIDNNPFMSWEIPETLKSAASIQNFSANSANITGKIPHFFGGDGFPSLVNLHLAFNGLQGELPASFSGLQIQSLWLNGQESVGKLGGSIAVLQNMTLLKEVWLHSNAFSGPLPDFSGLTDLRSLSLRDNLFTGPVPVSLVSLKSLEAVNLTNNLLQGPMPAFVTGVAVDLVKGSNNFCLPSPGECDSRVNTLLSIVSSVGYPQRFAENWKGNNPCADWIGVTCNNGNITVLNFQKMGLAGTISPEIASLKSLQRVVLADNNLTGTIPAELATLPALTVFDVSNNNLYGETPAFKDKVLVMFGNPDIGKKKSTSAGPSQNSTNPSTSVGSGNSSRPHGKKSSTLIGVIVFSVIGGVFVILLIVLLLICVYRTKQKQLSRVQSPNEMVVHPRHSGSDNESMKITVAGSSVSVGALSEAHTLPSREPNEIQMVEAGNMVISIQVLRNVTNNFSQENILGQGGFGTVYKGELHDGTKIAVKRMEAGVIVGKGLSEFKSEISVLTKVRHRHLVALLGYCLDGNERLLVYEYMPQGTLSRYIFNWPEEGLKPLEWTRRLTIALDVARGVEYLHGLAHQSFIHRDLKPSNILLGDDMRAKVADFGLVRLAPEGKGSIETRIAGTFGYLAPEYAVTGRVTTKVDVFSFGVILMELITGRKALDDSQPEESMHLVTWFRRMFINKDSFSKAIDPTIDLNEETLASVSTVAELAGHCCAREPYQRPDMGHTVNVLSTLVELWKPTDQSSEDIYGIDLEMSLPQALKKWQAFEGRSNLESSSSSLPPSLDNTQTSIPTRPYGFAESFTSADGR, translated from the exons atgaagaagaaaaccCATGCTGGGTTCAAGTTTTTGGCCATTTTGCTTGCTGGGTTTTCATCGTTCTTGCTGTGTGCCAACTCCCAACCGAGTTCAAGCAACGATGCTGCAGTAATGCTGGCTCTGAAGAAAACCCTTAATCCATCTGAATCTGTCGGATGGTCCGACCCGGACCCCTGCACATGGACCCATGTGGGCTGCTCGGACGACAAGAGGGTGACCAGGATCCAACTGGGTCACCTCAATATAGAAGGTACGCTTCCTCCAAGCCTCCAAAACCTCACTCAACTCGAGCGCTTAGAGCTTCAATGGAACAAAATTACAGGTCCTCTTCCGAGCCTTAGTGGGTTAAGTGCATTGCAAGTTCTAATGCTCAGCAACAATTTGTTTACTTCAATTCCTGGTGATTTTTTCTCTGGTATGACTTCCCTTCAATCTGTTGAGATTGATAACAACCCTTTTATGAGTTGGGAAATTCCTGAAACTCTCAAGAGTGCAGCATCAATTCAAAACTTTTCGGCCAATTCGGCCAACATTACCGGAAAAATACCCCATTTTTTCGGTGGAGATGGGTTTCCGAGTCTGGTTAACTTGCACTTGGCCTTCAATGGCCTCCAAGGAGAACTGCCCGCGAGCTTTTCCGGGTTGCAAATTCAGTCTTTGTGGCTTAATGGGCAAGAAAGTGTAGGTAAGCTTGGTGGAAGCATTGCTGTGTTACAGAACATGACTCTGTTGAAAGAGGTTTGGCTGCATTCGAACGCGTTTTCAGGTCCATTACCGGACTTTTCAGGTTTGACCGACTTGCGGAGCTTGAGTTTGAGAGATAATTTGTTTACCGGACCTGTTCCAGTGTCATTGGTGAGCCTTAAGTCACTAGAGGCTGTGAATTTGACAAACAATTTGCTTCAAGGACCAATGCCGGCTTTTGTTACGGGGGTTGCGGTAGATTTGGTTAAGGGTTCTAATAACTTTTGCCTACCGAGTCCTGGTGAATGTGACTCTCGAGTGAATACGTTGCTTTCAATTGTGAGTTCAGTGGGTTACCCCCAAAGGTTTGCAGAGAATTGGAAGGGGAATAATCCCTGTGCAGATTGGATTGGGGTTACTTGTAATAATGGGAACATTACGGTCCTCAATTTTCAGAAAATGGGTCTTGCTGGAACGATATCTCCCGAAATCGCGTCTTTGAAGTCCCTGCAAAGAGTAGTTCTTGCTGATAACAATTTAACTGGAACGATTCCAGCGGAGCTTGCCACGCTGCCTGCACTCACGGTATTTGATGTGTCAAACAATAACCTCTATGGTGAAACCCCAGCTTTTAAGGATAAGGTGCTTGTAATGTTTGGTAACCCTGatatagggaagaaaaagagtACTTCAGCTGGACCGTCTCAAAATTCCACCAACCCTTCTACAAGTGTAGGTTCTGGAAACAGTTCTAGACCTCATGGAAAGAAATCTTCAACTCTAATAGGAGTCATTGTGTTCTCTGTAATCGGGggtgtttttgtgattttattaattgtgCTGTTGCTTATCTGTGTATAtagaacaaaacaaaagcagTTGAGTAGAGTTCAGAGCCCGAATGAAATGGTAGTTCATCCCCGCCACTCTGGATCGGATAATGAGAGCATGAAGATAACTGTTGCAGGCTCTAGTGTTAGTGTTGGTGCACTGAGTGAAGCTCATACTCTTCCCAGCAGGGAGCCCAATGAAATCCAAATGGTTGAGGCAGGAAACATGGTGATTTCTATTCAAGTGCTCCGGAATGTGACAAACAATTTCAGTCAGGAAAATATATTGGGGCAAGGAGGTTTTGGGACAGTGTATAAAGGGGAACTGCACGACGGAACAAAGATTGCTGTTAAGAGAATGGAGGCTGGCGTAATAGTAGGAAAGGGTCTTTCCGAATTTAAGTCTGAGATTTCTGTTTTGACGAAGGTTCGTCACAGGCATCTCGTAGCTCTTCTGGGATATTGTTTGGATGGAAATGAACGGCTTCTTGTATATGAGTATATGCCTCAAGGGACGCTCAGCCGGTACATCTTCAACTGGCCAGAAGAAGGACTGAAACCACTGGAATGGACGAGACGGCTCACAATTGCCTTAGATGTAGCAAGGGGTGTTGAGTATCTCCATGGTTTGGCCCATCAGAGTTTTATACATAGGGACTTAAAGCCTTCAAATATTCTTCTTGGAGATGATATGAGAGCTAAGGTCGCAGATTTCGGTCTTGTGCGGCTTGCTCCAGAGGGTAAAGGTTCAATTGAAACAAGGATTGCAGGGACTTTTGGATACCTGGCACCAGAATATGCAG TTACTGGCCGTGTGACAACTAAAGTAGATGTGTTCAGTTTTGGAGTGATTTTGATGGAGCTAATCACCGGGAGAAAGGCACTTGATGACAGCCAGCCTGAGGAGAGCATGCACTTAGTAACTTGGTTCCGGAGAATGTTCATCAACAAGGACTCATTCAGCAAGGCGATTGATCCCACAATTGATCTCAACGAGGAAACACTTGCCAGTGTGAGTACTGTTGCCGAGTTAGCAGGTCATTGCTGTGCAAGAGAGCCGTATCAAAGGCCCGACATGGGCCACACTGTGAATGTCTTATCGACTCTGGTGGAGCTTTGGAAACCAACTGATCAAAGTTCTGAAGATATATATGGTATAGACCTTGAAATGTCGTTGCCGCAAGCACTTAAGAAGTGGCAGGCTTTTGAAGGTAGAAGCAATTTGGAATCCTCTTCTTCATCGCTTCCTCCCAGCTTGGATAACACTCAGACGAGCATCCCTACACGCCCTTATGGATTTGCTGAGTCTTTCACATCTGCAGATGGGAGATAA